The proteins below come from a single Paramormyrops kingsleyae isolate MSU_618 chromosome 25, PKINGS_0.4, whole genome shotgun sequence genomic window:
- the exosc9 gene encoding exosome complex component RRP45: MRETPLSNCERQFLLKAIEEKKRLDGRQTYDYRNIKITFGTDYGCCVVDVGKTRVLAQVSCELVAPKDNRPTEGIMFINLELSPMASPAFESGRQSELHVTLNRLLERCLRNSKCLDTESLCVVSGEKVWKIRIDVHVLNHDGNIMDAASIAAITALCHFRRPDVGIQGEEVTIYTPEERDLIPLSIYHMPVSVSFSFFQQGTFLLVDPCEREERVMDGLLVIAMNKHREICSIQSSGGIMLLKEQVLRCSKIASVKVCEITELINKALENDRKVRKEGGKFGFAESMAKERITALKSEIAPVEMIDIEEKAEDIICRTGAPCDTVPSPVVRAPGTGQVGEGLQNAWGLDEMEEEEEEEEDDIEQGGPEKQPESETITSKKGDVVVISDSEEEEVVILHQGVEVKDFREEMSSGQKQATSASKKKKKKRKLAH; encoded by the exons atgaGAGAAACGCCATTGTCAAATTGCGAACGGCAGTTTCTGTTGAAGGCAATTGAAGAGAAAAAG CGTTTGGATGGAAGGCAGACGTATGATTACAGAAACATCAAGATTACATTTGGAACCGATTATGGATGTTGCGTTGTTGACGTGGGAAAGACAAG AGTTTTGGCTCAAGTGTCGTGTGAACTGGTAGCTCCTAAAGATAATCGACCAACGGAGGGGATTATGTTCATCAACTTGGAGCTATCGCCTATGGCTTCACCTGCCTTTGAATCTGGCAG ACAGTCTGAATTACATGTGACGTTGAATAGGCTGTTGGAAAGATGTCTTAGAAACTCCAAGTGTCTTGACACAGAGTCATTGTGTGTAGTATCAGGTGAAaag GTATGGAAGATAAGGATAGATGTGCATGTGTTGAACCATGATGGCAATATCATGGATGCAGCGAGCATAGCGGCTATCACAGCACTGTGCCACTTCCGACGACCAGACGTCGGAATTCAGGGAGAAGAGGTGACCATC TACACCCCAGAAGAGAGAGACTTAATCCCTCTTAGCATTTACCACATGCCTGTTTCTGTCAGCTTTTCCTTTTTCCAGCAAGG AACTTTTCTTCTGGTGGACCCATGTGAGCGTGAGGAGAGGGTGATGGATGGTCTACTGGTTATAGCAATGAACAAGCACAGAGAGATCTGTTCCATCCAGTCCAGTGGAGGAATTATGCTCTTGAAAGAGCAG GTTCTTCGATGTAGCAAGATTGCAAGCGTCAAGGTCTGTGAGATAACAGAACTAATCAATAAAGCCTTGGAAAATGACAGGAAAGTTAG GAAAGAAGGCGGCAAATTTGGCTTTGCGGAATCAATGGCGAAAGAACGAATCACAGCCCTGAAGAGTGAGATTGCCCCTGTCGAGATGATCGATATTGAGGAGAAGGCCGAGGACATCATCTGCAGAACGGGGGCTCCATGTGACAC TGTCCCCTCACCAGTGGTACGTGCCCCAGGAACAGGCCAGGTGGGAGAGGGCCTGCAGAATGCTTGGGGGTTGGATGaaatggaggaggaggaggaggaggaagaagatgaTATAGAGCAGGGTGGACCTGAAAAACAGCCTGAATCAGAAACCATCACATCTAAGAAAG GGGATGTTGTAGTTATCTCAGACAGTGAAGAGGAAGAGGTTGTAATATTGCATCAAGGAGTAGAAGTAAAGGATTTTAG GGAGGAGATGAGCAGTGGGCAGAAACAAGCTACAAGTGCAtcgaaaaagaagaagaagaagaggaaacTTGCCCATTGA